The Cardiocondyla obscurior isolate alpha-2009 linkage group LG05, Cobs3.1, whole genome shotgun sequence genomic sequence GTGTTTGTGAACATTAAAGCGAGCTTCATCGCTTCAGTAGTAATGtgcaatacatttttatacgctGTCATTTCGTTTTTCCAACCAAAATAGGCCCAAGATGCCATAGTTATTTCGATAGCGAAATTCTTGTACTCTTCTTCAGTTGCATGGAGCATCATATGACGCAATAATGCTCTTTTATCGAGTTTGAAGGAATGCACATAGTCGTGTAACTCGGATTTATTATGAGAATCTGCACGATACTTTTGATAAACGGTGAGGCAACGTCTTTCGTAGTTTTGAATAACATCGTGGACGGTGCCGCGCAACATTGTTTGTGACCGAGGCATTAGCAATACTTGATCGATTGGTTCCacgatattattaatcttgATGATTTTATCATGATCATTCAGATCTGTAACATTCGTGGCGAACAGAAGGTTCAATATCATCGTTGCACGGTCCAGTAAATCATTCACAATGTTTCTCAAGCATCTCGGATTGCATCGTCTTATCGTTGACAtcttcttaattaattgtacgattaaaaatacataatttgtTTTGTATCGAGTTTTTGCTTTGCAcatctttctcaagacagaataCATGTGTATCAGTACAGAAAGCAAGTTTGAATAATTGAAAACATCACTGGTCAACCATGGGATATAGACATTGTTTAGTAGATTATCCAGAGTAATTACCTGAAAAAGacatagaaaaataaaaatgcaatttcaacaaaataaaatcaagaaaaacaattatgaCAAATGTGTTTCAGTcatcattaataataaatgtatcttTATAATGCTTATATCATTTAcaacattatatatattacctCATTTGCGAGCGTATCACTCATGAAATACTCAAATTGCTTGTAATTCCAAGTAGAATGATCATGAAGCCAAGCATCTTTCAGAAGATATGACAATATATCGTTTTGATCGTTCAATTTCGAAGTGAAAAACGCATGTAGATAAATTAACTCAAAtctacttaaaataatatttcgatattttatatcagtACTGCCTATTGCAACTCGTACTACAGTTGTTAATACTTCCTTCGGATTcaacataataaaaatcaaaattacacGCAACTTCTCCTCATTAGACATGTTTATATGATTGCTTTCTATAAACTTCCGAAAAAGTTCGCTCTTAAACAAACACACCAATCGATTATCGTGAAAATGGCGTATTGTGTAGTGCAATACAAGAAAATACATAGTTGACAGTTCTTCCTGTATTAAAATATCCAATACCAATAAATAAGCTCGATGCTTTTCTTCATAATTGTTCAcattcataaatatataatgaaGATATTCAAATATAACACCAAGCTCTATTTTACTAAATAACGTTGTATTTTTACTGATAAAGTTTAATGTAGACTCATCCCATTGTTTATAACGTCGTATTAAATCTCTTACGCCAGTTTCTTTATCCAATTTACCATTTATAATACTGTTGCAAAGCTCTTCAAGGGTTAAAATAGATTCTTCAGAATTGCTTGAACCTACAAGCTGTCTTAAGTACTGGAGCAGATCTTCGTTCGTAAGTAAATATTCATCTTGTTTCATAAACTCCATAAAACAATGGCACTCGATGATAAAAGCCCGCTGAAGTGAAATCAGAACGTTCTCTTCATCATCAACTTCTGCCCATTCCATAAACTCGAAACAATCAACTTGCTTAATATGATCTTGAAGTAGTGTAATTAATTCCTGGTCCAATGTTTCTACAATGGACTGAGTTTTATCGTATGGGAGCTTACAAAAATAATCTGTACCATTGAATGGATTGCCATATGTGATCTTGAATGGATGTAACATATCATAGATTATCTGATGATTTTTACGTTTATAGAGCATACAAGTTTTGATGCAGcgaagtaaatattttaaaagaatccCATGTTGcacatatttttcttgtttagATAAATTAGAAGCCACAAATTTGGTATTAATAAGTTCTAATAATGCCTGAAAGTGTGCTACTAATTGACAGGAAAGTTCTGCTATATCATGTTTTGATAGTGTACCTTGATGCAGCCACATGCATTTATAGTACAACTTagaaatcagaaaaaaaacaaagcgtCTGTTTTGCAAACTTTCCATATCATTTATGCATCTGATAGTTATCTCTAAAATCTCTACACACAAGTCCAAAGGATAATGCACAAGTGATTCAATCAGCAAGTCTTCACATTTTATGTGCAATATTATCtgtaaaatacatacataatttatttattaattataaataataaatctgcAATAAATCAgaaagttaatatttatattaactaaaaattacCTGTATAAAAAGATATGGTGATAGAGAAGGACAGACATCGACAATATGACCAATTTTCATGTCCTCTGCAAGAAGGTATTGCGAAGAGAAACTTGTGTTGGACACAAGATAATTAAAGTTGTGAATAATTTGCATTGGTATGTCATATGCATCATAATTGTCATCATTGTGATAGAAAACTTTAGTATTGTACATGTAGAACTCTTTAGCAATACATTCAACATCATCTAATAATTTGTCAATGAAAAGTGAGGTCTCCTCTGTGGCTCgagttgaaataaatttcaattggccatattctttttctttcttcaataataacatttgtattttattactaaataaGTCGCTCATTTTGAAACACGAGCCtcaagaaataataaaagacaagatgagtataattttatcgatactAAAAGCGAGGTtcctaaattaaataattatttaataaatgtgtgtTAAGCAATAACATAAATTACacaatattttgtataaattctGACTTACCgaacttttaatttcaagaatTGTCTGATTGAAAATTTCTCCTTTTCGGTAACgcaattgttaataaatatttttttctcatctcCCTTGAAACTTCTTATCGTTGATAAATGCCGGCAAGTTGATAGCTGGTTACGTCAGATTGTCTGATTAAAACGCAGAAAGCAGAAGTCGAATCACCGtcgtaataaaagtaatattggTTTCTCTTGTTATTATTCAAACGGGATTATGGTTCGCATTTGGTATATGGATAGCAGCGATGCTGACCAAAGATTGGAGCACCACAGACAGCCGCCGGAATTTCTGTCGCTGAATAACTTGTTCACCGCAACGGgtgttgaatattttaaggtTAGAAATACGTCGATTCTTGATTCCTCGTTATGAATATCcaatgttatttaattcaatgATATAGGTTTGTTGCGTCGAGTTCCTTCAAGATACAATTTACTCTTCTTAACCTTCTAATACTTTACGAGAATTTTCGGAGCCTCTACCATGCCACAAAATTCCGATATTGACGAACTTGTCATACATACACATGTTTGCAACGATcaaatagttttatattaatttttttttagataaatcaCTTAAATTACGAGACGGATTCTACTTTGAAGAAATTACGACAAGAACGTGGTTACACGTACGAAGACGAAATCACGTGCTCTAAAGAATGCTTACAGAATTATGAAGAGAAAGTATGaagcataaatttatttttaaatgcgccGTTACCAccgattatattattaaaaaaaaaaatcatgttttAACAGCGTTTTCGATAAGTACATGGTACATcgttttatctaaatttattttttagttaaagaactttttcaCTGAACATCTTCACACTGATGAGGAGATACGTTTGGTTTTGGATGGATCGGGCTATTTTGACGTGCGGGATAAAGATGATCAATGGATTCGAATTG encodes the following:
- the LOC139102886 gene encoding uncharacterized protein, which produces MSDLFSNKIQMLLLKKEKEYGQLKFISTRATEETSLFIDKLLDDVECIAKEFYMYNTKVFYHNDDNYDAYDIPMQIIHNFNYLVSNTSFSSQYLLAEDMKIGHIVDVCPSLSPYLFIQIILHIKCEDLLIESLVHYPLDLCVEILEITIRCINDMESLQNRRFVFFLISKLYYKCMWLHQGTLSKHDIAELSCQLVAHFQALLELINTKFVASNLSKQEKYVQHGILLKYLLRCIKTCMLYKRKNHQIIYDMLHPFKITYGNPFNGTDYFCKLPYDKTQSIVETLDQELITLLQDHIKQVDCFEFMEWAEVDDEENVLISLQRAFIIECHCFMEFMKQDEYLLTNEDLLQYLRQLVGSSNSEESILTLEELCNSIINGKLDKETGVRDLIRRYKQWDESTLNFISKNTTLFSKIELGVIFEYLHYIFMNVNNYEEKHRAYLLVLDILIQEELSTMYFLVLHYTIRHFHDNRLVCLFKSELFRKFIESNHINMSNEEKLRVILIFIMLNPKEVLTTVVRVAIGSTDIKYRNIILSRFELIYLHAFFTSKLNDQNDILSYLLKDAWLHDHSTWNYKQFEYFMSDTLANEVITLDNLLNNVYIPWLTSDVFNYSNLLSVLIHMYSVLRKMCKAKTRYKTNYVFLIVQLIKKMSTIRRCNPRCLRNIVNDLLDRATMILNLLFATNVTDLNDHDKIIKINNIVEPIDQVLLMPRSQTMLRGTVHDVIQNYERRCLTVYQKYRADSHNKSELHDYVHSFKLDKRALLRHMMLHATEEEYKNFAIEITMASWAYFGWKNEMTAYKNVLHITTEAMKLALMFTNTFPKDTFVSLLRSLVQFCQLLLCLKRGRRDLLTNSNIIHILLETLSSLKDIVSETQHGKAYCNMLESINDLDNPDPEIEYYCLLISDLIEVHFVESEEIEDEASNKLKNGSLSHSISNREIIDMLKAYEFVCKCINTIFF
- the Adi1 gene encoding acireductone dioxygenase; this translates as MVRIWYMDSSDADQRLEHHRQPPEFLSLNNLFTATGVEYFKINHLNYETDSTLKKLRQERGYTYEDEITCSKECLQNYEEKLKNFFTEHLHTDEEIRLVLDGSGYFDVRDKDDQWIRIEVTAGDLIIIPSGIYHRFTLDINNYIKAKRYFVGEPVWLPHNRPAENMECRKQYLNRLQEGFKIPLSS